In the genome of Polaribacter atrinae, one region contains:
- a CDS encoding M23 family metallopeptidase, whose protein sequence is MIFPIFAENIFILRQTLLLFTFLSAFFSFSQEKYPKDYFRNPLGIPTILSGTFGELRSNHFHSGVDIKTQGREGLKIYAAAEGYISRIKVAQYGFGKAIYITHPNGFTTVYAHISKYADKIQEYVKAIQYKKENYETGNLFFKADQFPVKKGEVIAFSGDTGSSGGPHLHFEIRDTSTEHIINPLFFGLKPIDTNPPTFLALKMYPLDQNARINNKNRSTVISLKSIEKGKYKVGKIAASGHIGFSVNVFDQLDKAYNKNGIFSLEMLVNGKRFYHHDVETFSFAESKFINLHIDYPHYKKYKKKYQKTYKEKANKLSTYKGLIDNGILNIENGLNYNIEIIAKDYKGNTSTLKIPITGVKNNTIFTQPKDTTAYKIVAKNFQKFKEENVTVAFPKNTFYEDVYLDFKVDKGVAKIHTPNIPLDKSFTLTFNVSKYSEAEKKQLYIANVENSKYPYYLSTRKKDSTFYTTTKTLGKYALVSDTHKPKASVLYFKNNDWISKRETIKVKISDIGSGIKNYRATLDGEWILMEYNHKKRILTYNFSDKKLVGSKHIFKIVVSDNVGNTNTLSTTFFKKQVN, encoded by the coding sequence ATGATTTTCCCTATTTTTGCAGAAAACATTTTCATTTTGAGACAAACCCTATTGTTATTCACATTCTTATCTGCTTTTTTTAGTTTTTCACAAGAAAAATACCCAAAAGACTATTTTAGAAATCCCTTAGGCATCCCTACTATTTTATCAGGTACTTTTGGCGAATTAAGAAGTAATCACTTTCATTCTGGAGTAGATATAAAAACCCAAGGAAGAGAAGGCTTAAAAATATATGCAGCTGCAGAAGGTTATATTTCTAGAATAAAAGTTGCTCAATATGGTTTTGGAAAAGCGATTTATATTACGCATCCAAACGGATTTACAACCGTGTATGCCCACATCAGTAAATATGCTGATAAAATACAAGAGTATGTAAAAGCGATACAATACAAAAAGGAAAATTATGAAACCGGTAATTTATTTTTTAAAGCAGATCAATTTCCTGTAAAAAAAGGAGAAGTCATTGCTTTTTCTGGTGATACTGGTAGTTCTGGTGGACCTCATTTACACTTCGAAATAAGAGATACAAGTACAGAACACATCATTAATCCTTTGTTTTTTGGGTTGAAACCTATTGATACAAATCCACCTACTTTTTTAGCATTAAAAATGTATCCACTAGACCAGAATGCTAGAATTAACAATAAAAATAGAAGTACAGTTATATCTCTAAAGAGTATAGAAAAAGGAAAATATAAAGTGGGTAAAATTGCTGCTTCTGGACATATTGGTTTTAGTGTAAATGTTTTTGACCAATTAGACAAAGCATACAATAAAAATGGAATCTTTAGTTTAGAAATGCTTGTTAATGGAAAACGTTTTTATCATCATGATGTAGAAACATTTTCATTTGCAGAAAGTAAATTCATCAACTTACATATAGATTATCCGCACTATAAAAAATATAAGAAAAAATATCAGAAAACCTATAAAGAAAAAGCCAATAAACTATCTACATATAAGGGATTAATAGATAATGGCATATTAAATATTGAAAATGGATTGAATTACAATATAGAAATTATTGCAAAAGACTATAAAGGAAACACAAGTACCTTAAAAATTCCCATTACTGGTGTAAAAAACAACACCATTTTTACACAACCAAAAGACACCACTGCCTATAAAATAGTTGCTAAAAACTTTCAAAAGTTTAAAGAAGAAAATGTTACAGTTGCTTTTCCTAAGAATACTTTTTATGAAGATGTATATTTAGATTTTAAGGTTGATAAAGGCGTTGCTAAAATTCATACTCCTAATATTCCTTTAGATAAAAGTTTTACATTAACTTTTAATGTTTCTAAATATTCTGAAGCCGAAAAAAAACAACTTTATATAGCGAATGTAGAAAACTCGAAATATCCATATTACCTAAGCACTCGAAAAAAGGACAGTACGTTTTATACAACCACAAAAACATTGGGTAAATATGCTTTAGTTTCAGATACTCATAAGCCGAAAGCTAGCGTCTTGTATTTTAAAAATAACGATTGGATTTCTAAAAGAGAAACTATTAAAGTAAAGATTTCTGATATTGGTTCTGGAATTAAAAACTATAGAGCTACTTTAGATGGAGAATGGATTTTAATGGAATACAATCATAAAAAAAGAATATTAACCTATAACTTTAGTGATAAAAAATTGGTTGGTAGCAAACATATCTTTAAAATTGTAGTCTCAGACAATGTTGGGAATACGAATACACTTTCTACAACGTTCTTTAAAAAACAAGTAAACTAA
- a CDS encoding response regulator transcription factor, whose protein sequence is MTNLPIKIVIADDNRFFCDALKDSLNTHQELNVTNIFTTLKELIAYTNNCKLDLLILDVNFNGECSLDFMNQIKERNKDFKIIALTTMNNNFIKEKALKKGVDIFVGKDGDLANFKTIIINCFTNKSEKKGKTSSKVTIDNYTFTKRKLEILQALFMHSDKNEKELSAILHITESSLKSHKRELFEITNTKSTPELIKFGIQKSLIVA, encoded by the coding sequence ATGACTAATCTTCCTATAAAAATTGTTATTGCAGACGACAATCGTTTTTTTTGTGACGCTTTAAAAGATAGTTTAAATACGCATCAAGAATTAAATGTAACAAATATTTTTACCACATTAAAAGAACTGATAGCCTATACAAATAACTGTAAACTTGATCTTTTAATTTTAGATGTTAATTTTAACGGAGAATGTTCTTTAGATTTTATGAATCAAATAAAGGAAAGAAATAAAGACTTTAAAATTATTGCTTTAACCACTATGAATAATAATTTTATCAAAGAAAAAGCATTAAAAAAAGGGGTTGATATTTTTGTTGGAAAAGATGGAGATCTAGCAAATTTTAAAACAATTATTATAAATTGTTTTACTAACAAATCTGAAAAAAAAGGTAAAACTTCTTCTAAAGTAACTATTGATAATTATACATTCACAAAACGAAAGTTAGAAATATTACAAGCATTATTTATGCATTCAGATAAAAATGAAAAAGAACTTTCGGCAATATTACATATCACAGAAAGTTCTTTAAAGTCTCATAAAAGAGAGCTATTTGAAATTACAAATACCAAAAGTACTCCTGAATTAATCAAATTCGGAATTCAGAAATCCTTAATTGTTGCTTAA
- the bcp gene encoding thioredoxin-dependent thiol peroxidase: MTTLKIGDNAPQFEAKDNLGNTIKLSDYAGKKLVLFFYPKASTPGCTNEACDLRDNYQSFLAKGYDVLGVSADSAKRQQNFINKNELPFPLLADEDKAVIEAFGVWGPKKFMGKEYDGIHRTTFVIDENGVIEDVIAKVKTKAHAAQILD, translated from the coding sequence ATGACAACACTAAAGATAGGTGATAACGCACCACAGTTTGAAGCAAAAGACAATTTAGGAAATACCATAAAATTATCTGATTATGCTGGTAAGAAGTTAGTTTTATTCTTTTATCCAAAAGCAAGTACACCAGGTTGTACCAATGAAGCGTGTGATTTACGCGATAATTATCAATCTTTTTTAGCAAAAGGGTATGATGTTTTAGGTGTAAGTGCAGATTCTGCAAAAAGACAACAAAATTTTATCAATAAAAACGAATTACCTTTTCCTCTTTTGGCGGATGAAGATAAAGCTGTAATTGAAGCTTTTGGTGTTTGGGGACCAAAGAAATTTATGGGTAAAGAATATGACGGAATCCATAGAACTACTTTTGTGATTGATGAAAATGGTGTAATAGAAGACGTTATTGCTAAAGTAAAAACAAAAGCACACGCTGCTCAAATACTAGATTAA
- a CDS encoding cell division protein ZapA, producing MGKLKINIVIAGRTYPLSVNNTKEEEGMRKAATAINKLISMYEENYAVSDKQDVLAMCALQFASKAEITSLEKDSTDREVVDKIKELTNLVDSHLK from the coding sequence GTGGGAAAACTTAAAATTAATATTGTTATAGCAGGGAGAACTTACCCTTTAAGTGTGAACAACACTAAAGAGGAAGAAGGCATGAGAAAAGCCGCAACTGCTATTAATAAATTAATTTCTATGTATGAAGAAAATTACGCAGTAAGCGATAAACAAGATGTTTTAGCTATGTGTGCGTTACAGTTTGCATCAAAAGCAGAAATAACTTCATTAGAAAAGGATTCTACAGATAGAGAAGTAGTAGATAAAATAAAAGAGTTGACTAATTTGGTTGATTCTCATTTAAAATAA
- a CDS encoding TonB-dependent receptor: MKKILLFLYFLPVFAFAQKTTILKGTVNDKNKQPIEQVSIKYNNVGTTTDKNGNYSIRIPFKEEITLVFSHLAYRTFTKKYIGNSRNGVRYSVVLSSKTEELKEIVIKDNVRNAQGIKKIDVAVVKNVIGPNAGVENVLMTLPGVSNNNELSTQYNVRGGNFDENLVYVNGIEIYRPFLIRSGQQEGLSFINSNMVQNINFSAGGFQAKYGDKLSSVLDITYKKPTETATTIDASLLGASATFEGQFLNKKLSTITGVRYRDNSLFVNSKQIETNFKPKFTDVQTYLSYEFSEKFTLNFLGNFSLNNYDYQPISRRTRFGTVADPLELIVFYSGQEQDKYLTMFGALSADYKVNNHFTLTATASRYNTQEEEHFDIAAAYNLGEVDANIGSENFGEVDFSQGIGSQLNHARNDLDALITNVQVKGTIKKGDIQWNFGVKYQKEDIRDRIREWEMIDSLGFSIRPPYHTSNNQPYQPFEGEITPYQNIRKENNVAINRVSAFVQFNQRSFWNEHEVFYNLGVRTQSWSVTGNGIASKNQTIISPRGQFAIKPNWDKDMLFRISGGWYSQPPSYRELRDFNGDINVDVKAQKSIHLVTGMDYSFQMWDRPFKLTTEMYYKDLSDVNAYSIDNVRIRYRADNVTKAYATGLDVRLNGEFVPGSESWVSLGYLKTEENIDNQGYIARPSDQRIKFGILFQDYVPNLPNLKAYLNLVYNTGVPGGSPSYANVYDYQSRLRDYKRADLGVSYIFVDANKQYTTGWMSKFKELSAGLELFNMFDIQNSITNTWVRDVYSKTQFGIPNFMTGRVLNFKVGMKF, encoded by the coding sequence GTGAAAAAAATCTTACTCTTTTTATACTTTCTCCCTGTTTTTGCTTTTGCTCAAAAAACAACAATCCTTAAAGGAACTGTTAATGATAAAAACAAACAACCTATTGAACAAGTTTCTATAAAGTATAACAACGTTGGTACTACTACAGATAAAAATGGAAACTACTCTATTCGAATTCCATTTAAAGAAGAAATTACTTTAGTTTTTAGCCACTTAGCCTATAGAACTTTTACAAAAAAATATATCGGAAACAGCAGAAATGGTGTCCGATATTCTGTTGTTCTTTCTTCCAAAACAGAAGAATTAAAAGAAATTGTAATTAAGGATAATGTAAGAAATGCCCAAGGTATAAAGAAGATAGATGTTGCTGTGGTTAAAAATGTAATTGGCCCAAATGCAGGCGTAGAAAACGTGTTAATGACCTTACCAGGCGTAAGTAACAACAACGAGTTAAGTACTCAATACAATGTTAGAGGTGGTAATTTTGATGAAAATTTGGTATATGTAAACGGAATTGAAATTTACAGACCTTTTTTAATTAGATCTGGGCAACAAGAAGGTTTAAGTTTTATCAACTCTAACATGGTGCAAAACATTAACTTTTCTGCAGGTGGATTTCAAGCAAAATACGGAGATAAATTATCTTCTGTTTTAGACATTACGTATAAAAAACCAACTGAAACAGCCACTACAATAGATGCTAGTTTATTAGGTGCTAGTGCAACTTTTGAAGGTCAGTTTTTAAATAAAAAATTAAGCACAATTACAGGTGTTAGATATAGAGACAATAGTTTATTTGTAAATAGTAAACAAATTGAAACTAATTTTAAACCCAAATTTACAGACGTACAAACCTATTTATCTTATGAGTTTTCAGAAAAATTTACTTTAAATTTTTTAGGTAATTTTTCTTTAAACAATTATGATTATCAACCGATTTCTAGAAGAACACGTTTTGGTACTGTTGCAGATCCGTTAGAATTAATTGTATTTTACTCAGGGCAAGAACAAGACAAATATTTAACAATGTTTGGTGCCTTATCTGCAGATTATAAAGTAAATAATCACTTTACTTTAACAGCAACCGCATCTAGATACAACACACAAGAAGAAGAGCATTTTGATATTGCTGCTGCGTATAATTTAGGTGAAGTTGATGCAAATATTGGATCTGAAAATTTTGGGGAAGTAGATTTTTCTCAAGGAATTGGATCACAATTAAATCATGCTCGTAACGATTTAGATGCCTTAATAACCAATGTTCAAGTAAAAGGAACGATTAAGAAAGGTGACATACAATGGAATTTTGGTGTTAAATATCAAAAAGAAGACATTAGAGACCGTATTAGAGAATGGGAAATGATAGATTCTTTGGGTTTTTCTATAAGACCTCCATACCACACTTCTAACAACCAACCTTACCAACCTTTTGAAGGTGAAATTACACCGTATCAAAACATCAGAAAAGAGAATAATGTAGCAATCAATAGAGTATCTGCTTTTGTACAATTTAACCAACGTTCTTTTTGGAACGAGCATGAAGTATTTTATAATTTAGGGGTTAGAACACAAAGTTGGTCGGTTACAGGAAACGGAATTGCATCTAAAAACCAAACAATTATTAGCCCTAGAGGTCAATTTGCTATCAAACCAAATTGGGACAAAGACATGTTGTTTCGTATTTCTGGCGGATGGTATTCTCAACCACCTTCTTATAGGGAATTAAGAGATTTTAATGGTGATATTAATGTAGATGTAAAAGCTCAAAAATCGATTCACTTAGTTACTGGTATGGATTATAGCTTTCAGATGTGGGACAGACCTTTTAAACTAACAACAGAGATGTATTATAAAGATTTATCTGATGTAAATGCCTATTCTATAGATAATGTTAGAATACGTTACAGAGCAGACAATGTCACTAAAGCGTATGCAACTGGTTTGGACGTTCGTTTAAATGGCGAGTTTGTTCCTGGTAGCGAAAGTTGGGTAAGTTTAGGATATTTAAAAACAGAAGAAAACATAGACAACCAAGGTTATATTGCTAGACCTTCTGACCAACGTATTAAATTCGGAATTCTTTTTCAAGATTATGTTCCTAATTTACCAAACTTAAAAGCCTATTTAAACCTAGTCTATAATACGGGTGTTCCTGGTGGTTCTCCGTCTTATGCAAATGTGTATGATTATCAAAGTCGTTTAAGAGATTATAAACGTGCAGATTTAGGGGTTTCTTATATTTTTGTGGATGCAAATAAACAATACACAACAGGTTGGATGTCTAAATTTAAAGAATTATCAGCAGGTTTAGAGCTTTTTAATATGTTTGATATTCAAAACTCAATTACCAACACTTGGGTTAGAGACGTATATTCTAAAACGCAATTTGGTATTCCTAACTTTATGACAGGGCGTGTTTTAAACTTTAAAGTAGGTATGAAGTTTTAA
- a CDS encoding sensor histidine kinase, with the protein MKIKLLILIFLLTLSSFSQKDTSSIYNAISFFKQPSKDALSIKDIIKNYELGKFQQEETPKLYKYLEKNTLWNHFVLPQSTKENSYKYFTIANTYLPYGKIYLKKGDEIDSLYRVSNNKEFPHKNIFYRHPVWKLPLDTSQQTEVFLEVKNTDTRTRLSYFLETENQFLKRVETEYFYFGMYIAFLISMAFILVFFAVIKKEYAVIFYAIYIFTVLIEFLAGKGIGVQYFWSASEFAINNIRSLSQTIGVASIGCFYLKFYKLNKSQAIPKLLFKIGAYIALALLLFYLYKFFFGGLIVLYLYVWTILKVIAFIWILNHLYLTITKQLPIYLVIAFILPIIAIISGQIINPSVYNNLAITFSGSTIYYIALALEILLFTRFIFGSVIETQFKYFKLKKVSDELKYNFQNKTLAFQHTERNNLVNNVHDTFGGYLEALKLRLLQNDEKSPEKVKEILDAFYNDYRYLLNSLYAPKINSDNFIDSLIEFCTKIDNLTKHKITYNFNLNNIELSQDKCVHLYRIISELTTNAIKYSKASEIKISLNQNKNQLITLNVSDNGIGFNENLILKKGFGLESVKKRVAQINGTLKIDTNKKGSNFEINLPITND; encoded by the coding sequence ATGAAGATAAAACTACTCATACTCATATTTTTACTTACTTTATCTTCTTTTTCTCAAAAAGATACTTCTTCAATTTACAACGCAATTTCATTTTTTAAACAACCTTCTAAAGATGCTCTTTCTATTAAAGACATTATTAAAAATTATGAATTAGGTAAGTTTCAACAAGAAGAAACCCCTAAACTTTATAAATATTTAGAAAAAAACACTTTGTGGAATCATTTTGTATTGCCACAATCGACTAAAGAGAATAGCTATAAATATTTTACAATTGCAAATACGTATTTACCCTATGGAAAAATATATTTAAAAAAAGGTGATGAAATCGACTCACTTTATAGGGTTTCTAACAACAAAGAATTCCCTCATAAAAATATTTTTTACAGGCATCCAGTATGGAAATTACCTTTAGATACAAGCCAACAAACAGAGGTTTTTCTTGAAGTTAAAAATACCGATACTAGAACACGTTTGTCTTACTTTTTAGAAACAGAAAATCAATTTTTGAAACGTGTAGAAACGGAGTATTTCTATTTTGGAATGTATATTGCTTTTCTAATTTCTATGGCTTTTATTTTGGTCTTTTTTGCCGTTATAAAAAAGGAATACGCCGTTATATTTTACGCTATCTATATTTTTACGGTATTAATAGAGTTTTTAGCTGGTAAAGGAATTGGCGTACAATATTTTTGGTCAGCTAGCGAATTTGCAATCAACAATATTAGGAGTCTTAGCCAAACAATTGGTGTAGCCTCAATTGGTTGTTTTTATTTAAAATTTTACAAATTAAACAAATCTCAAGCAATTCCTAAATTACTTTTTAAAATTGGTGCTTATATTGCATTAGCTCTTTTATTGTTCTATTTGTATAAGTTTTTCTTTGGCGGACTCATAGTTTTATATCTTTATGTCTGGACTATCTTAAAAGTAATAGCGTTTATTTGGATTTTAAATCACTTGTATTTAACCATAACAAAACAACTACCTATTTATTTAGTAATTGCTTTTATTTTACCAATTATAGCAATTATAAGCGGTCAGATTATAAACCCGAGCGTGTACAATAACTTAGCCATAACATTTAGCGGATCTACAATTTATTATATAGCATTGGCTTTAGAAATTTTACTTTTTACTCGTTTTATTTTTGGTTCTGTCATAGAAACTCAATTTAAATATTTTAAACTCAAAAAAGTAAGCGATGAGTTAAAATATAATTTCCAAAACAAAACCTTAGCATTTCAGCATACAGAAAGAAATAATTTAGTAAACAATGTTCACGATACTTTTGGTGGGTATTTAGAAGCTTTAAAATTACGTTTATTACAAAACGATGAAAAATCACCAGAAAAAGTAAAAGAAATATTAGATGCTTTCTATAACGATTACAGATATTTATTAAACAGTTTGTACGCTCCAAAAATTAATTCTGATAATTTTATTGATAGTTTAATTGAGTTCTGTACTAAAATTGATAATTTAACAAAACACAAAATAACTTATAACTTCAACCTTAATAATATTGAATTATCACAAGATAAATGTGTCCATTTATATCGTATAATATCAGAATTAACTACAAATGCCATAAAATATTCTAAAGCCTCAGAAATCAAAATAAGCCTGAATCAAAATAAAAACCAACTCATTACACTTAACGTTTCTGATAATGGAATTGGTTTTAATGAAAACTTAATTTTAAAAAAAGGATTTGGTCTAGAAAGCGTAAAAAAAAGAGTAGCACAAATTAATGGAACCTTAAAAATAGATACCAATAAAAAAGGTTCTAATTTTGAAATAAACCTCCCAATTACAAATGACTAA
- a CDS encoding SDR family oxidoreductase, which yields MENILVAGANGTTGKKIVNLLQASEYFNPIAMVRKESQKKQFEDNSVTTILADLEGDVSFTTENIDKIIFAAGSGGKKVEAVDQEGAMKLIDAAKKTEVKKFVMLSSMGVDNPESSNTLKDYLQAKQNADTYLAESALPYSIVRPGSLTNEKGKGKIEKSNKLNKSGEISRDDVAETLVYALYDAAAVNNTFEIIAGSTLIKEAIIQ from the coding sequence ATGGAAAATATATTAGTAGCAGGTGCTAATGGCACCACAGGAAAAAAGATAGTAAACTTATTACAAGCGTCAGAATATTTTAATCCAATTGCAATGGTTCGTAAAGAAAGCCAGAAAAAGCAATTTGAAGATAATAGTGTAACAACGATTTTAGCAGATTTAGAAGGAGATGTATCCTTTACAACAGAAAATATTGATAAAATTATATTTGCAGCTGGTTCTGGTGGAAAAAAAGTTGAAGCAGTAGATCAAGAAGGTGCTATGAAATTAATTGATGCTGCTAAAAAAACGGAAGTCAAAAAATTTGTAATGTTGAGTTCTATGGGAGTAGATAATCCAGAAAGTTCTAACACGCTTAAAGATTATTTACAAGCAAAGCAAAATGCCGATACTTATTTAGCAGAAAGTGCTTTGCCTTATTCTATTGTAAGACCAGGGTCTTTAACGAATGAAAAAGGAAAAGGTAAAATAGAAAAGAGCAATAAGTTAAATAAATCAGGAGAGATTAGTAGAGATGATGTAGCAGAAACTTTGGTGTATGCTTTATATGATGCTGCCGCTGTTAATAATACTTTTGAAATAATAGCAGGATCTACTTTAATAAAAGAAGCAATTATTCAGTAA
- a CDS encoding RNA polymerase sigma factor: MQKNSITDSTLVSNYIKGNEAALAILIKRHQQRLFSFIYSKVHDRDITEDVFQDTFIKVIRTLKKGNYNEEGKFLPWVMRIAHNLVIDHFRKTNRMPSFKNTDEFDIFSVLGDGNLNAEKQIIKNQIHDDVRELINELPEEQKEVLVMRMYKDMSFKEISENTGVSINTALGRMRYALINIRKLIEKHKIILVD, encoded by the coding sequence ATGCAAAAAAACTCAATTACAGATAGTACTTTAGTAAGCAATTACATTAAGGGTAATGAAGCAGCTTTAGCGATTTTAATAAAAAGACATCAGCAAAGATTGTTTAGCTTTATATATAGTAAAGTGCATGACAGAGATATTACAGAAGACGTTTTTCAAGATACATTTATAAAAGTTATTAGAACCTTAAAAAAAGGAAACTATAATGAGGAAGGTAAGTTTTTACCTTGGGTGATGAGAATTGCTCATAATCTAGTGATAGATCATTTTAGAAAAACAAATAGAATGCCTTCTTTTAAAAACACAGATGAATTTGATATTTTTTCTGTGTTAGGTGATGGGAACTTAAATGCTGAAAAACAAATTATAAAAAATCAGATACATGATGATGTTAGAGAACTTATAAATGAATTGCCAGAAGAACAAAAAGAAGTTTTGGTAATGCGTATGTATAAAGACATGAGTTTTAAAGAAATTAGTGAAAATACAGGTGTTAGCATCAATACAGCTTTGGGGAGAATGCGTTATGCATTAATAAATATACGCAAGTTAATAGAGAAACATAAAATTATTTTAGTAGATTAA
- a CDS encoding endonuclease III domain-containing protein, which produces MTKQEKVQFVIDTLQEKYPEIPVPLDHKDPFTLLVAVLLSAQCTDVRVNKITPLLFAKADNPFDMVKMTVEEIKEIIRPCGLSPMKSKGIYGLSKILIEKYDGEVPKTFEALEELPAVGHKTAGVVLSQAFGIPAFPVDTHILRLMYRWNLSNGKSVAQTEKDAKRLFPKELWNDLHLQIIWYGREYSPARGWDLDKDIITKTVGRKTVLDDYYKTKKTP; this is translated from the coding sequence ATGACCAAACAAGAAAAAGTACAATTTGTAATTGACACACTTCAAGAAAAATATCCAGAAATACCGGTTCCTTTAGATCATAAAGATCCTTTTACACTTTTAGTAGCAGTTTTATTATCTGCTCAATGTACAGATGTTCGTGTAAATAAAATTACGCCTTTGTTGTTTGCTAAAGCGGATAATCCTTTTGATATGGTAAAAATGACCGTAGAAGAAATTAAGGAAATTATTAGACCTTGTGGCTTATCTCCAATGAAAAGTAAAGGGATTTATGGTTTGTCTAAAATATTAATAGAAAAATATGATGGAGAAGTTCCTAAAACTTTTGAAGCTTTAGAAGAATTACCTGCTGTTGGTCATAAAACTGCTGGCGTTGTTTTAAGTCAGGCTTTTGGTATTCCTGCATTTCCTGTAGACACTCATATTTTACGTTTAATGTATCGTTGGAATTTAAGCAACGGAAAAAGTGTTGCTCAAACAGAAAAAGATGCAAAAAGACTGTTTCCTAAAGAATTATGGAACGATTTACATTTACAAATAATTTGGTACGGAAGAGAATATTCTCCTGCTCGTGGCTGGGACTTAGATAAAGATATTATCACTAAAACAGTAGGTCGAAAAACAGTTTTAGACGACTATTATAAAACAAAAAAAACACCTTAA
- a CDS encoding response regulator transcription factor, giving the protein MKKKSTMEVKKLYEYNELRSIDNKYQINNKEIPINLIEDFLGFYNLGLQDLSHLKKFSKNLKEEKRFKKLNKSKFHSLTNKETQIFELVVYGKSTKEIATLLFIETTTVSTHRKNIKQKLELESIFDLYKYANAFNVFEKI; this is encoded by the coding sequence ATGAAAAAGAAATCTACTATGGAAGTTAAAAAATTATATGAGTACAATGAATTAAGGTCTATTGATAATAAATATCAAATTAATAATAAAGAAATACCTATAAATCTTATTGAAGATTTTTTAGGGTTTTATAATTTAGGATTACAAGATCTCTCGCATCTTAAAAAGTTTTCGAAAAATTTAAAAGAAGAGAAACGGTTTAAAAAACTAAATAAATCTAAATTTCATTCATTAACTAATAAAGAAACTCAAATTTTTGAGTTGGTTGTTTACGGGAAATCTACAAAAGAAATTGCGACTTTACTTTTTATAGAGACGACAACGGTTAGTACACATAGAAAAAATATAAAACAAAAATTAGAGTTAGAGTCAATATTTGATTTGTATAAATATGCAAATGCATTTAATGTTTTTGAGAAAATATAA